From the genome of Scytonema hofmannii PCC 7110, one region includes:
- a CDS encoding LeuA family protein translates to MSNKTDCGNKSSPQILDATLREGEQQAGVRFSSQDKIKILHLLEEFQIDCVEVGHPGISPEDEQICLEVAQAARSTQILMHARANVEEIQAAKRAKADWVGIWASVNHLATETKFVNRNKEYISQKIQAAIAEAKKLDLKVRFTIEDASRTVWDDIEWVTEIALIAGAERISLADTVGILEPSTCQSLVSRFVNTFDCELEVHLHNDFGLAVANALVAIDAGASVVDTSILGIGERTGITDLLQLAVILHQKRGEKRFPLEQIPKLAHAVQLVTNYQPDELRPVVGKNAFTHTSKYHVQAVERNPNSYEAYPPELVGRVRRIEKQRSPVDRHTVIELVEKWNNAHSQTVLDLRT, encoded by the coding sequence ATGTCAAACAAAACTGATTGCGGTAATAAGTCTAGTCCCCAAATTTTGGATGCAACTTTGCGCGAAGGCGAACAACAAGCAGGAGTTCGTTTTAGCAGTCAAGATAAAATCAAAATTCTTCATCTTTTGGAAGAATTTCAAATAGACTGTGTGGAAGTAGGTCATCCAGGGATTTCACCAGAAGATGAACAGATTTGTTTGGAAGTCGCTCAAGCAGCCCGTTCTACACAAATCTTAATGCATGCGAGAGCAAACGTTGAAGAAATACAAGCAGCTAAACGAGCCAAAGCTGATTGGGTAGGAATTTGGGCTTCAGTTAATCATTTAGCAACGGAAACCAAATTTGTTAACCGTAACAAAGAATATATTAGCCAGAAAATACAAGCTGCGATCGCAGAGGCAAAAAAATTAGATTTAAAAGTACGTTTTACGATTGAAGATGCCTCTCGAACAGTTTGGGATGATATTGAATGGGTAACTGAGATAGCGCTGATAGCAGGCGCAGAACGTATAAGTTTAGCTGATACAGTCGGGATTTTGGAACCATCTACTTGTCAGTCATTGGTATCGCGATTTGTCAACACTTTTGATTGCGAGCTTGAGGTGCATTTACACAATGACTTTGGTTTAGCAGTAGCAAATGCACTTGTAGCTATTGATGCTGGAGCTTCTGTTGTAGATACATCTATTTTAGGAATTGGAGAAAGAACGGGTATCACAGATTTACTTCAACTGGCCGTTATTCTTCACCAAAAGAGAGGAGAAAAACGCTTTCCCCTAGAACAAATTCCTAAATTAGCCCATGCCGTACAGCTAGTAACCAACTACCAACCAGATGAACTCAGACCAGTGGTTGGGAAAAACGCCTTTACTCACACCTCAAAGTACCACGTGCAAGCTGTAGAGCGTAACCCAAATTCCTATGAAGCGTATCCACCCGAATTAGTAGGTCGAGTCCGAAGAATTGAAAAGCAACGTTCACCAGTTGATAGGCATACAGTTATAGAGCTTGTCGAGAAATGGAATAATGCTCATTCCCAAACTGTACTTGACCTTAGAACTTAA
- a CDS encoding ATP-dependent Clp protease proteolytic subunit: METSPIKAVQAPYYGDSFYRSPPPDLPSLMLKERIIYLGLPLVSPDEYKQQLGVDVTELIIAQLLYLQYDDPEKPIYIYINSTGTSWYTGDAIGAETEAFAICDTLNYIKPPVHTICIGQAMGTAAMILSAGTKGYRASLPNASIVLHQAKRRTGYGQATDIQIQAQEVLTNKQMILSILSRNTGQTPEKISKDMDRMYYMTPQEAKEYGLIDRVLESAKELPQVVSAALPVKS, translated from the coding sequence ATGGAAACCTCCCCCATCAAGGCTGTTCAAGCCCCATATTATGGCGATAGCTTCTACCGATCTCCACCGCCTGATTTGCCTTCTCTCATGCTGAAGGAACGAATCATTTACTTGGGACTGCCTTTGGTTTCACCGGATGAGTATAAACAGCAACTGGGCGTAGACGTAACAGAACTGATTATTGCTCAGCTTCTCTACCTACAGTACGACGATCCGGAAAAGCCAATTTACATTTACATCAACTCTACGGGTACTTCTTGGTACACGGGAGATGCTATTGGCGCTGAAACGGAAGCGTTTGCTATTTGCGATACCCTGAACTACATTAAGCCACCAGTCCATACTATTTGTATTGGTCAGGCAATGGGTACGGCAGCTATGATCTTATCTGCGGGAACGAAAGGTTACCGTGCCAGTCTCCCCAATGCCTCAATTGTGTTGCACCAGGCAAAACGCCGCACCGGCTACGGTCAAGCAACAGACATTCAAATTCAAGCACAAGAGGTGCTAACAAACAAGCAAATGATCCTGTCAATTTTGTCTCGGAATACGGGACAAACTCCAGAGAAAATTTCTAAAGATATGGATCGAATGTACTATATGACACCTCAAGAAGCTAAAGAATATGGCTTGATTGACCGGGTATTAGAAAGTGCAAAAGAACTTCCTCAAGTTGTGTCGGCGGCTCTTCCTGTTAAATCTTAA
- a CDS encoding J domain-containing protein — MDLGDCYRLLGLRSGASFSDIKLSYRRLAQQYHPDINPDDKKAKEKFIAVTEAYKLLLQVVPPENTFRQGTQSQTVERQETSPRPEPPKKEKPKPKPPNVVEIERRLKWRTYEQLQQFLKQKRFPQATALAEALAQRLPDDAEVRQWQAIAYQLWGRSLIADNQPLKARIYLKKALKTDPNNKTLGIEVQRDFERLEQKIF; from the coding sequence ATGGATCTAGGAGATTGCTACCGTTTATTAGGTCTCAGGTCGGGAGCCTCGTTTTCCGACATTAAATTGTCATACCGTCGTTTGGCGCAGCAGTATCATCCTGATATCAACCCAGATGACAAAAAAGCGAAAGAAAAGTTTATTGCCGTAACTGAGGCATATAAACTACTGTTGCAGGTGGTTCCCCCGGAAAATACATTCCGCCAAGGAACTCAGTCACAAACAGTTGAACGTCAGGAAACTTCCCCGCGCCCGGAACCTCCAAAGAAGGAAAAACCAAAACCAAAACCGCCTAATGTTGTGGAAATAGAAAGGCGGCTAAAGTGGCGTACTTACGAGCAATTGCAACAGTTCTTGAAGCAAAAGCGCTTTCCGCAAGCAACTGCCTTGGCGGAAGCATTGGCACAGCGTCTCCCAGATGATGCGGAAGTACGTCAATGGCAGGCTATTGCATATCAACTTTGGGGGCGATCGCTCATAGCAGACAACCAGCCCTTAAAAGCTAGAATTTATCTTAAAAAAGCTCTGAAGACCGATCCCAATAACAAAACTTTGGGGATTGAGGTGCAGCGAGATTTTGAGCGTTTAGAGCAGAAGATTTTTTAA
- a CDS encoding DUF2996 domain-containing protein, with protein sequence MAEETNHNQAGEVAPSTVDKQAPSVAEENAPSTDSSEATSIPTANAPDPKTANPETNPNAATTKTAPPKREKPAGKATGDADEKPAAAAKAGAKKEKAPGVEDKPFVEFIQQDYLPALQKAIAKEGVQDLQISFAKQKLPISGYEKAEDCWQIAGSWQNGLRQFNLYFPEEDIQGKKAFSCNEGKKPSTLESFLIDERKITLDLLVFGIVQRLNGQKWLGRN encoded by the coding sequence ATGGCAGAAGAAACAAATCACAATCAAGCAGGAGAAGTTGCTCCCAGCACTGTTGATAAGCAAGCCCCCAGTGTTGCTGAAGAAAACGCTCCCAGCACAGATTCCTCTGAAGCAACAAGCATTCCAACTGCCAACGCTCCAGACCCCAAAACGGCAAACCCAGAAACGAATCCCAATGCAGCAACAACCAAAACTGCGCCACCCAAACGGGAAAAGCCAGCAGGTAAAGCTACAGGAGATGCGGATGAAAAACCAGCCGCCGCCGCTAAGGCTGGGGCAAAAAAAGAAAAAGCACCTGGTGTTGAAGATAAACCATTTGTAGAGTTTATACAGCAAGACTACTTGCCAGCTTTACAAAAAGCGATCGCAAAAGAAGGAGTTCAAGATTTACAAATATCTTTTGCCAAGCAGAAACTTCCCATCTCTGGCTATGAAAAAGCTGAAGACTGTTGGCAAATAGCAGGTAGTTGGCAAAACGGGCTGCGCCAGTTTAACCTGTATTTTCCTGAAGAAGATATTCAAGGGAAAAAAGCTTTTTCCTGTAACGAAGGAAAAAAGCCCAGCACTCTTGAGTCATTCCTCATAGATGAGCGCAAAATCACACTAGATCTTTTAGTGTTTGGTATTGTGCAGCGTTTAAACGGTCAAAAGTGGTTGGGAAGAAACTAG
- the hemW gene encoding radical SAM family heme chaperone HemW → MVHPVNVSSAPSSAYVHIPFCRRRCFYCDFPVSVVGDRLRGETSGTISQYVSALCQEITITPTLGQPLQTIFFGGGTPSLLSVEQLQTILTALDRQFGISPEAEISMEMDPGTFDLAHIQGYRAAGTNRISLGVQAFQDDLLKVSGRSHAVSDIFAAVDLIRIVAVPEFSIDLISGLPHQTLDRWEESLEKAIALSPTHISIYDLTIEPQTPFGRYYKPGDRPLPTDEITVEMYRLAQKFLKNAGYEHYEISNYAQPGHQCRHNRVYWENRPYYGFGMGAASYVEGKRFNRPRTTKEYYRWVQNGAIVDCDVTPPDEVLLETLMLGLRLAEGVSLAVLAAQFGEDKVKEIERCCATYYEKGWVEVALGRLRLTDPEGFLFSNVVLAELFSQLSE, encoded by the coding sequence ATGGTTCATCCAGTCAATGTTTCCAGCGCTCCTTCCTCTGCTTATGTTCACATTCCCTTCTGCAGGCGGCGATGCTTCTACTGCGATTTTCCTGTATCAGTTGTAGGAGATCGCTTGCGGGGTGAAACATCAGGCACTATTTCTCAGTACGTTAGCGCTTTGTGTCAAGAAATCACCATCACACCTACTCTCGGTCAACCATTGCAGACCATTTTTTTTGGTGGCGGTACTCCCTCCCTCCTCTCTGTAGAACAGTTACAAACGATATTGACAGCGTTAGATAGGCAGTTTGGTATATCGCCTGAAGCTGAAATTTCCATGGAAATGGATCCAGGCACATTTGACTTAGCCCATATACAAGGCTACCGTGCAGCAGGCACAAACCGGATTAGTTTGGGCGTGCAAGCTTTTCAGGATGATTTATTAAAGGTGAGTGGGCGATCGCACGCTGTATCTGACATTTTCGCAGCTGTAGATTTAATCCGGATAGTCGCAGTTCCCGAATTCAGCATAGATTTAATATCCGGATTACCGCATCAAACTTTAGATAGGTGGGAAGAATCTTTAGAAAAAGCGATCGCTCTATCACCTACACATATCTCTATTTATGACTTGACAATTGAGCCACAAACTCCTTTTGGGCGGTATTACAAACCAGGGGATCGACCTTTACCAACCGATGAAATTACAGTTGAAATGTATCGGTTAGCACAGAAATTTTTAAAAAATGCAGGCTACGAACATTATGAAATTTCTAACTACGCCCAACCAGGACATCAATGCCGCCACAATCGAGTTTACTGGGAAAACCGTCCTTATTATGGCTTTGGCATGGGTGCGGCAAGTTATGTTGAAGGAAAACGCTTCAACCGCCCGCGTACAACCAAGGAATATTATCGGTGGGTGCAAAATGGAGCGATCGTTGATTGTGATGTTACACCACCAGATGAAGTTTTATTAGAAACTTTAATGTTAGGGCTGCGTTTGGCAGAAGGAGTCAGCTTAGCTGTTTTGGCAGCACAGTTCGGCGAAGACAAGGTAAAAGAGATCGAGCGGTGTTGTGCAACCTATTATGAGAAAGGCTGGGTAGAAGTTGCTCTTGGAAGGTTGCGGCTAACCGATCCCGAAGGTTTTTTGTTCTCTAATGTGGTGCTAGCAGAGTTGTTCAGTCAGTTATCGGAGTAG
- the acsF gene encoding magnesium-protoporphyrin IX monomethyl ester (oxidative) cyclase, whose amino-acid sequence MVDSLKKPGFEEIRPGIKVPAQETLLTPRFYTTDFDEMSRMDISVNEDELRAILEEFRADYNRHHFVRDSEFEQSWDRIDGETRRLFVEFLERSCTAEFSGFLLYKELGRRLKDKSPVLAECFNLMSRDEARHAGFLNKALSDFNLSLDLGFLTKSRKYTFFKPKFIFYATYLSEKIGYWRYITIYRHLEAHPEDRIYPIFRWFENWCQDENRHGDFFDAIMKSQPQMLNDWKARLWCRFFLLSVFATMYLNDVQRKDFYASIGLDAREYDKYVIEKTNETAGRVFPVMLDVENPEFYERLEVCVKNNEKLSAIANSNTPKFLQFFQKLPYYVSNAWQILRLYFTKPIDAEATRYVVR is encoded by the coding sequence ATGGTAGATTCCCTAAAAAAACCAGGCTTTGAAGAAATACGGCCAGGGATTAAAGTCCCAGCCCAGGAAACCCTGCTGACCCCCCGATTCTACACAACTGACTTTGATGAGATGTCACGGATGGACATTTCCGTCAACGAAGATGAGTTGCGAGCCATCTTAGAAGAGTTTCGTGCGGACTACAACCGCCATCACTTTGTTCGGGATTCCGAGTTTGAACAATCCTGGGATCGTATTGATGGGGAAACTCGTCGGTTGTTCGTTGAATTTTTGGAACGTTCCTGTACAGCAGAATTTTCTGGATTTTTGCTTTACAAAGAACTCGGTCGTCGTTTAAAGGATAAAAGCCCCGTTTTGGCAGAATGCTTTAATCTCATGTCTCGGGATGAAGCACGTCATGCTGGCTTCCTCAACAAAGCACTGTCAGATTTTAATCTGTCACTAGATTTAGGGTTTTTAACTAAGAGCCGCAAGTACACTTTCTTTAAACCAAAATTTATCTTCTACGCCACCTATCTTTCAGAAAAGATTGGTTATTGGCGGTATATCACAATTTACCGTCACTTAGAAGCGCACCCAGAAGACCGGATTTATCCGATTTTCCGTTGGTTTGAGAACTGGTGTCAAGATGAAAATCGTCACGGTGATTTCTTTGATGCCATCATGAAATCTCAGCCACAAATGCTGAACGATTGGAAGGCGCGGTTATGGTGTCGGTTCTTCCTGCTATCAGTCTTTGCCACTATGTATCTAAATGATGTGCAGCGCAAAGACTTTTATGCGTCAATTGGTTTAGATGCACGGGAATATGATAAGTACGTCATTGAAAAAACCAATGAAACAGCAGGGCGAGTCTTCCCCGTCATGCTGGATGTTGAGAATCCGGAGTTCTACGAGCGTTTGGAAGTTTGTGTCAAGAACAACGAGAAGTTGAGCGCGATCGCTAACTCCAACACTCCCAAATTCTTGCAGTTCTTCCAAAAGCTACCCTATTACGTTTCAAACGCTTGGCAAATCTTGCGGTTGTACTTCACCAAACCAATAGATGCTGAAGCAACTCGATATGTTGTGCGGTAG
- a CDS encoding vWA domain-containing protein, whose amino-acid sequence MKVSLQPALNDGNLDPNQSNSQRQLAISISAMPEMMDRNVPLNLCLILDHSGSMSGRPLEIVKKAAIRLVDRLSPGDRLSIVVFDHRAKVLVSNQLLENPERIKQQINRLAADGGTAIDEGLRLGIEELAKGKKETISQAFLLTDGENEHGDNNRCLKFAQLAAGYSLTLNTLGFGDNWNQDVLEKIADAGGGTLSYVQQPEQVVDEFGRLFTRIQTVGLTNAYLLFSFVPNVRLAELKPVAQVAPDTIELPVQLEVDGRFSVRLGDLMKDAKRVVLTNIYLGQLAEGRQTIAKVQVRYDDPSQDKTGLLSETIPVEANVVRSYQPAADAQVQQHILALAKYRQTQLAEAKLQQGDRAGAATMLQTAAKTALQMGDTGAATVLQTSATRLQAGEELSESDRKKTRIVSKTILQDS is encoded by the coding sequence ATGAAGGTTAGCTTGCAGCCAGCTCTCAATGATGGCAATTTAGATCCAAATCAATCTAATAGTCAACGTCAGTTGGCAATTTCTATTTCTGCAATGCCAGAAATGATGGATCGTAACGTCCCTCTCAATCTATGCCTCATTCTCGACCATAGTGGTTCTATGAGTGGACGACCACTAGAAATTGTCAAAAAAGCAGCAATCCGCTTGGTTGACAGACTCAGTCCTGGCGATCGCCTTAGTATTGTTGTTTTCGATCACCGCGCCAAAGTTCTGGTTTCCAATCAATTGCTTGAAAATCCAGAACGCATTAAGCAACAAATAAACCGTCTTGCGGCTGACGGCGGAACTGCAATTGATGAGGGGTTGCGTTTGGGTATAGAGGAACTGGCAAAAGGAAAAAAAGAAACTATTTCTCAAGCCTTCTTATTGACTGACGGTGAAAATGAACACGGTGACAACAACCGTTGTTTAAAATTTGCCCAATTGGCTGCAGGCTATAGTTTAACTTTAAACACCTTAGGATTCGGTGACAATTGGAACCAAGATGTTCTGGAAAAAATTGCTGATGCTGGTGGTGGGACTTTGTCTTATGTTCAGCAACCAGAACAGGTGGTGGATGAGTTTGGTCGTTTGTTTACCCGCATTCAAACGGTGGGATTAACCAATGCTTACTTGCTTTTCTCATTTGTACCGAATGTGCGGTTAGCAGAACTAAAACCTGTCGCCCAAGTCGCCCCAGACACAATTGAATTGCCAGTACAACTGGAAGTTGATGGACGGTTCTCCGTTCGTTTGGGTGATTTGATGAAGGATGCAAAACGTGTTGTGCTTACCAATATTTATTTGGGACAGTTAGCAGAAGGTAGGCAAACGATCGCCAAAGTGCAGGTTCGCTACGACGATCCATCTCAAGACAAGACAGGATTACTCTCAGAAACAATTCCTGTTGAGGCAAATGTTGTTCGTTCCTACCAACCTGCGGCTGATGCTCAAGTGCAGCAACATATTTTGGCACTCGCTAAGTACCGACAAACACAACTGGCAGAGGCAAAATTGCAACAAGGCGATCGCGCTGGTGCTGCTACAATGTTGCAAACCGCCGCTAAAACTGCTCTGCAAATGGGAGATACTGGCGCTGCGACTGTCTTGCAAACCTCTGCCACTCGGCTGCAAGCAGGAGAAGAGTTATCCGAGAGCGATCGTAAGAAAACCCGGATTGTTTCTAAGACTATTTTGCAAGATTCTTAG
- a CDS encoding VOC family protein: MKITGIHHVAIICSDYERSKKFYVEVLGFSIIQETFRAHRNSYKLDLRVGENHQIELFSFLSPPKRVSTPEACGLRHLAFQVDNIEQTVSDLSSQGIEAENIRIDEITGKKFTFFKDPDNLPLEIYEN, encoded by the coding sequence ATGAAAATAACTGGTATTCATCATGTGGCGATTATCTGTTCTGATTACGAGCGCTCAAAAAAGTTTTATGTAGAAGTTTTAGGTTTTTCTATTATTCAAGAAACCTTTCGCGCTCATAGAAATTCTTATAAATTAGATTTACGAGTGGGGGAAAATCACCAAATTGAGTTGTTTTCTTTTCTATCGCCTCCAAAAAGAGTCAGCACCCCTGAAGCTTGTGGTTTAAGACATTTAGCTTTTCAAGTAGATAATATTGAACAAACTGTCAGTGATTTAAGCTCCCAAGGAATAGAAGCAGAAAATATCAGAATTGATGAAATAACAGGAAAGAAGTTTACTTTTTTCAAAGATCCAGATAATTTACCCCTAGAAATTTATGAGAATTAA
- a CDS encoding ATP-dependent Clp protease proteolytic subunit: protein MPIGVPRVPYRFPGEPYTQWINIYERLALERIIFLSGEVTDGMANAIIARLLYMDSDDPTKDISIYINSPGGSVTAGLAIYDTMHHIKANIVTICVGMAASMGSFLLAAGTKGKRLALPNTRILIHQPLGGAQGQATDIQIEAKQILRMRQQLNEMLAARTGQPIEKIQKDTDRDYWMSAQEAKEYGLIDRVIEER, encoded by the coding sequence ATGCCGATTGGTGTTCCTAGAGTCCCTTATCGTTTTCCTGGGGAACCTTATACCCAGTGGATTAATATTTACGAACGCCTTGCTTTGGAACGAATCATTTTCCTGAGTGGAGAAGTCACCGATGGTATGGCTAATGCCATCATTGCTAGACTGCTTTACATGGATTCTGACGATCCAACCAAGGATATCAGTATTTACATCAACTCCCCTGGTGGTTCAGTGACAGCAGGTCTTGCAATCTATGACACAATGCACCATATCAAAGCAAATATCGTGACAATTTGCGTAGGTATGGCAGCTTCCATGGGGTCGTTCCTCCTAGCCGCAGGAACAAAGGGCAAACGTTTGGCTTTGCCCAACACTCGAATTCTTATTCACCAACCTCTTGGCGGTGCTCAGGGTCAAGCTACTGATATTCAAATTGAAGCTAAGCAAATTTTAAGAATGCGGCAGCAACTCAATGAAATGTTAGCAGCTCGCACGGGTCAACCTATAGAGAAAATTCAAAAAGATACTGACCGTGACTACTGGATGTCAGCTCAAGAGGCGAAGGAGTACGGTTTGATTGACCGTGTGATTGAGGAGAGGTAG
- a CDS encoding PIN/TRAM domain-containing protein, translating to MVDAIIIFSFVLAATGIGYYSIDLLPSGAIANVSNQEALRLVFAAFTAIIGGAVGLRFQTGYRRLESQVRELPFDVILTRAIGLVVGLLIANLMLAPLFLLPIPADFSFIKPLVAVVGSIVLSYTGMNLADSHGRGLLRLINPSTVESMVAEGTLKPATTKVLDTSCIIDGRIESLLETGFLEGQLLVPQFVLQELQQVADASKDQKRVRGRRGLEILNRIKGSYPDRIVINPTDYEDIATVDAKLVRFAQEISGTLLTNDYNLSKVASVQKVPVLNVNDLVNAVRPSYLPGDNIDIKVLKEGKEPSQGIGYLDDGTMVVVEEGSGYVGGEIRVVVTSALQTSAGRMIFAKPQASAIA from the coding sequence ATGGTTGACGCAATTATTATTTTCTCATTCGTCCTAGCCGCAACGGGCATAGGTTACTACAGTATAGACCTACTACCAAGTGGGGCGATCGCTAACGTTAGCAACCAAGAAGCTTTACGCTTAGTCTTTGCTGCTTTCACCGCTATCATTGGCGGTGCAGTCGGATTAAGATTTCAGACAGGATACCGTCGCTTGGAATCACAAGTCCGGGAATTACCATTCGATGTAATTCTCACTCGTGCCATTGGCTTGGTCGTTGGGCTACTGATAGCTAACTTGATGCTTGCTCCGTTGTTTTTGCTACCAATTCCAGCAGATTTTAGCTTTATTAAACCCTTGGTAGCTGTTGTGGGTAGCATAGTTCTATCGTATACGGGCATGAATTTAGCTGATTCTCACGGACGGGGATTGCTACGACTAATTAACCCCAGTACCGTAGAGTCAATGGTGGCGGAAGGCACTTTAAAACCTGCCACTACCAAAGTTTTAGACACTAGCTGTATTATAGATGGTCGTATTGAATCTTTGTTGGAAACTGGGTTTCTAGAAGGGCAACTGCTTGTACCCCAGTTTGTCTTACAAGAATTGCAACAAGTTGCTGATGCCAGTAAAGACCAAAAACGAGTCAGGGGAAGACGCGGACTGGAAATTCTTAACAGAATTAAAGGTTCTTACCCAGATCGTATTGTGATTAACCCCACCGACTATGAGGACATCGCGACTGTTGATGCTAAGTTGGTGCGGTTTGCTCAAGAAATTAGCGGTACGTTACTGACCAATGATTACAACTTATCAAAAGTTGCGAGCGTACAGAAAGTTCCCGTACTGAATGTTAATGACTTAGTAAACGCAGTGCGTCCCAGTTACTTACCAGGTGACAATATTGACATCAAGGTACTTAAAGAGGGTAAAGAACCAAGTCAAGGCATTGGCTATCTTGACGATGGCACAATGGTTGTGGTTGAAGAAGGGAGTGGTTACGTAGGAGGCGAAATCCGGGTTGTTGTCACGAGTGCTTTGCAAACTTCTGCAGGAAGGATGATTTTTGCCAAACCACAAGCTTCTGCGATCGCATGA
- a CDS encoding YheC/YheD family protein: protein MKKTIGVVAREYNGNTARFGAQTTFLEDMVRESQNLPIELVVFSPYTWQPGGFEINGYSFRDGDWIANRQTMPNLLYYRFISRTNEKRYIKDFQCFLRQNNFDLLSPFELVYLLQNKIRFYNFLIENHIPTIQSVLIKDASEEVVESFLTYSNCIYIKPIWGQRGKGIAIVKQRECNQDSLDLMTESCTKIPRKDLLETLKTKFNLNYFLLQPKAKVVELDSSHFDVRIIVQNSGNANYQVTGMGVRIGSKKSWITNISGDAKAVSIYELREFYQKNYGKSIDSEIVIITDICLECCHKLHAKFGNFAEIGFDILLTLDKGPVVLEANSQPGRKIFKAIASLYEENSAEFLRYKELRRTSIRLPLIFALNNR from the coding sequence ATGAAAAAAACAATTGGTGTTGTAGCTAGAGAGTACAATGGAAACACTGCTCGGTTTGGAGCACAAACCACTTTCTTGGAAGATATGGTAAGAGAATCTCAAAATCTTCCCATCGAATTGGTAGTATTTTCTCCATATACTTGGCAGCCAGGAGGATTCGAGATTAATGGGTATAGCTTTCGTGACGGCGATTGGATTGCTAACAGACAAACCATGCCTAACCTTCTCTATTATAGATTTATTTCTCGTACTAATGAGAAGAGATATATCAAAGATTTCCAGTGTTTTTTGAGACAGAACAACTTTGACTTATTATCTCCTTTTGAGCTAGTTTATTTATTGCAAAATAAAATCAGATTTTATAATTTTTTAATTGAGAATCATATTCCTACAATTCAGTCTGTTCTCATCAAAGATGCTTCTGAAGAAGTGGTAGAAAGTTTTCTAACCTACAGTAACTGTATATATATAAAGCCAATTTGGGGTCAGAGAGGAAAGGGCATTGCGATCGTTAAGCAGAGAGAATGCAATCAAGACTCTTTAGACTTAATGACAGAAAGTTGTACTAAAATTCCTCGTAAAGATTTACTAGAAACTTTAAAAACAAAATTCAATTTAAACTATTTTTTACTACAGCCAAAAGCAAAGGTTGTTGAGTTAGATAGTTCGCATTTTGACGTAAGAATAATTGTTCAAAACTCTGGAAACGCAAATTATCAAGTTACAGGTATGGGGGTGAGAATTGGTAGCAAAAAGTCTTGGATTACAAATATAAGCGGTGATGCCAAAGCTGTATCTATTTATGAATTGAGGGAATTTTATCAAAAAAATTATGGTAAGAGTATTGATTCAGAGATTGTTATAATCACAGATATTTGTCTTGAATGCTGCCACAAACTTCATGCCAAATTTGGGAATTTTGCAGAAATCGGTTTTGATATTTTATTGACTTTGGATAAAGGTCCTGTCGTTTTAGAAGCCAATTCTCAACCTGGGCGGAAGATATTTAAAGCGATCGCGAGTTTGTATGAAGAAAATTCTGCTGAATTTCTCAGATATAAAGAGCTTAGACGCACAAGTATTAGACTTCCTCTCATTTTTGCCTTGAATAATCGCTAA
- a CDS encoding TM2 domain-containing protein, with the protein MNAGNNNTNKEHQDRLLVSYILNVVGFLGLMSGLHRLYNGKIGTGLLWMCTFGLLGIGQFADLFLIPNMVNEHEMRLKLKAGVSPFGVPLNQPPAATQVDKSPQEKLMIKLLKVAEKRSGRITVTQGVMETEASFTEVEATLKQMMKSGYVTVDNDPITGAVTYHFHELG; encoded by the coding sequence ATGAATGCAGGCAATAATAACACAAATAAAGAACATCAAGATCGTCTTCTGGTCTCTTACATCTTAAATGTCGTTGGATTTTTAGGGCTAATGAGTGGGTTGCACCGCTTGTATAATGGCAAGATCGGGACTGGTTTGTTGTGGATGTGTACTTTTGGTTTGCTGGGGATTGGGCAGTTTGCCGATTTGTTCCTTATCCCTAATATGGTTAACGAACATGAAATGAGGCTCAAGCTCAAAGCTGGTGTGTCTCCTTTTGGCGTACCTTTAAATCAACCTCCTGCAGCAACTCAGGTTGACAAATCGCCTCAAGAAAAACTGATGATAAAGCTGCTGAAAGTGGCGGAGAAAAGAAGTGGCAGAATCACTGTGACTCAAGGAGTCATGGAAACTGAGGCTAGCTTTACGGAAGTGGAAGCAACGCTCAAGCAAATGATGAAATCGGGTTATGTAACGGTAGATAACGATCCCATTACAGGAGCCGTTACCTACCACTTTCACGAGCTTGGCTAG